One segment of Halorubellus sp. JP-L1 DNA contains the following:
- a CDS encoding ATPase domain-containing protein, with protein MVVDESERISTGLVNLDAILHGGLIPGRGYMLNGPAGAGKTMLGFHFLQAGVAADETSLFINLEEDVTELQANAAQFGFDVDAIEFLDLSPGSEVFSSEGDYDLFEPADVEQEPLRESIIDTVESVEPDCVVIDPLTQLHYLTTGEYQFRKQAIGVMRFLKEHGATVLFTAQETGRLPTEDLQYISDGTIQLATTDVGRRLTVPKFRGSSTNPGTHAYRIRDDGITVYPELRPGEGRREFDWETISSGVPEVDEILNGGLETGTVSVVSGPTGVGKTTLGTQFMKEAAGRGERSVVYLFEESKRTFLKRSEGVNLPVKRMLDRGTLHVEEVEALEVSPQEFSSKVVREVEEAGASIVMIDGIAGYRMSLRGESEHTAERLHALGRYLKNQGVTTLLIDETTDVTGEFHVTQDNISYLADNIVFLRHLEVQGELRKAIGVLKKRTSDYERTLRRFEITEHGLKVGEPLSDLRGILSGTPEVVDEEDGSSHR; from the coding sequence ATGGTCGTGGACGAAAGTGAAAGGATATCGACTGGTCTTGTGAATTTGGACGCGATATTGCACGGCGGACTCATCCCGGGCCGGGGCTACATGCTGAACGGTCCGGCGGGCGCGGGCAAGACCATGCTCGGGTTCCACTTCCTCCAGGCGGGCGTCGCGGCCGACGAGACGAGTCTCTTCATCAACCTCGAAGAGGACGTAACGGAACTCCAGGCGAACGCGGCACAGTTCGGGTTCGACGTCGACGCCATCGAATTCCTCGACCTCAGTCCCGGAAGCGAGGTGTTCAGTTCGGAGGGCGACTACGACCTCTTCGAGCCGGCCGACGTCGAACAAGAACCGCTCCGGGAGTCGATAATCGACACGGTCGAGTCGGTCGAACCGGACTGCGTCGTCATCGACCCGCTCACGCAACTGCACTACCTCACGACCGGCGAGTACCAGTTCCGGAAGCAAGCCATCGGCGTGATGCGCTTCCTGAAGGAACACGGCGCGACGGTCCTCTTCACCGCACAGGAGACCGGGCGGCTCCCGACCGAGGACCTCCAGTACATCAGCGACGGCACGATACAGCTGGCCACCACCGACGTCGGTCGCCGGCTCACGGTACCGAAGTTCCGCGGTTCGTCGACGAACCCCGGCACGCACGCGTACCGGATACGAGACGACGGCATCACGGTGTACCCGGAGCTTCGACCCGGCGAGGGACGTCGAGAGTTCGACTGGGAGACGATCTCCTCGGGCGTCCCGGAGGTCGACGAGATACTGAACGGCGGCCTCGAGACGGGGACCGTCAGCGTCGTCAGCGGCCCGACCGGAGTCGGGAAGACCACGCTCGGGACGCAGTTCATGAAGGAGGCGGCGGGACGCGGCGAACGCTCCGTGGTGTACCTGTTCGAGGAGAGCAAGCGGACGTTCCTGAAGCGTTCGGAGGGCGTGAACCTCCCCGTGAAGCGGATGCTCGACCGGGGGACGCTCCACGTCGAGGAGGTCGAGGCGCTCGAGGTGTCGCCCCAGGAGTTCTCGTCGAAGGTCGTGCGCGAGGTCGAGGAGGCGGGGGCGAGCATCGTGATGATCGACGGCATCGCGGGATACCGGATGTCGCTCCGGGGTGAGTCCGAACATACCGCCGAACGCCTGCACGCGCTCGGTCGCTACCTCAAGAACCAGGGCGTCACGACGCTGCTCATAGACGAGACGACGGACGTGACCGGCGAGTTCCACGTGACCCAGGACAACATCAGTTACCTCGCGGACAACATCGTGTTCCTCCGCCACCTCGAGGTGCAGGGCGAACTCCGGAAGGCAATCGGCGTCCTGAAGAAGCGGACGAGCGACTACGAGCGGACGCTCCGCCGGTTCGAGATCACCGAGCACGGCCTCAAGGTCGGCGAACCGCTCTCGGACCTCCGGGGGATCCTGAGCGGGACGCCCGAGGTGGTCGACGAGGAGGACGGGTCGTCGCACCGGTGA
- a CDS encoding ATP-binding protein, protein MAADETDDVCILLDLENRRNREEAIRHLPAESEVASSADWNAVEDEVDLWIVDAATLERRAEDVRALKERIEPLFLPVLLVFPEDRVSALDSSIWDVVDDVVTTPISPAVFEANVESALRTRRLSREALRSQQRFESLVRTTSSAIFFLSPDGDVKYANDAAESLFGYDRDELVGEEITQLIPPEHQDAAAAGIEGYGRRIAPDVGGGVLESTAQRKDGDEIPIQLCYGWFEVDGRTYLTGVVTEISEIRKRETRLQVLNRVLRHDVRNDMNLILGHAETLADELDEPSPHLETIQSVAEDVVRLSDQARELDELVRKEEDATREVDVCTLVEAKCRQYSEGCPVATVASEFPDGTAFTAEAIDLIESALDNLIENAIEHNDDPEPTVTVTVRLEDATDEEWVAVEVADDGPGLPPGDVAVVETNTVSALEHANGLGLWLVSWIVRASNGRIDFEEREPRGSRITVRLPLARTAATTGG, encoded by the coding sequence ATGGCAGCCGACGAAACAGATGACGTATGTATTCTACTTGATCTCGAGAACCGGCGGAACCGAGAGGAGGCAATCCGGCACCTCCCCGCCGAGTCCGAGGTCGCGTCTAGTGCCGATTGGAACGCGGTCGAGGACGAGGTCGACCTCTGGATAGTCGACGCGGCGACGCTCGAACGACGCGCAGAAGACGTGCGAGCGCTGAAGGAACGAATCGAACCGCTGTTTCTCCCCGTTCTCCTCGTCTTCCCGGAGGACCGCGTCTCGGCGCTCGACTCGTCCATCTGGGACGTCGTCGACGACGTCGTCACTACCCCGATATCGCCAGCGGTCTTCGAGGCGAACGTCGAGAGCGCGCTCCGAACGCGACGGTTGTCCAGGGAGGCGTTGCGGTCCCAGCAGCGGTTCGAGTCGCTCGTCCGGACGACGTCGAGCGCGATCTTCTTCCTCTCCCCGGACGGCGACGTGAAGTACGCGAACGACGCCGCCGAGTCCCTCTTCGGGTACGACCGTGACGAACTCGTCGGCGAGGAGATCACGCAGCTGATCCCACCGGAACACCAGGACGCGGCGGCGGCCGGAATCGAAGGGTATGGTCGGCGGATCGCGCCCGACGTTGGGGGCGGCGTCCTGGAGTCGACCGCCCAGCGCAAGGACGGGGACGAGATCCCGATCCAGCTCTGCTACGGGTGGTTCGAGGTCGACGGCAGGACGTACCTGACGGGCGTCGTCACCGAGATATCCGAGATCAGGAAGCGCGAGACTCGTCTCCAGGTGTTGAATCGCGTCCTCCGGCACGACGTCCGGAACGACATGAACCTCATCCTGGGGCACGCGGAGACGCTCGCCGACGAACTGGACGAACCGTCGCCGCATCTGGAGACGATCCAGTCGGTCGCGGAGGACGTGGTTCGATTGAGCGATCAGGCGCGAGAGCTCGACGAACTCGTCCGCAAGGAGGAGGACGCGACTCGTGAAGTCGACGTCTGTACGCTCGTCGAGGCGAAGTGTCGCCAGTACAGCGAGGGGTGCCCGGTGGCGACGGTCGCGAGCGAGTTCCCGGACGGGACGGCGTTCACGGCCGAGGCGATCGATTTGATCGAGTCCGCGCTCGACAACCTGATCGAGAACGCGATCGAGCACAACGACGACCCGGAGCCGACGGTGACGGTGACCGTGCGGTTGGAGGACGCGACCGACGAGGAGTGGGTGGCCGTCGAGGTCGCGGACGACGGGCCGGGGTTGCCCCCTGGAGACGTCGCCGTGGTCGAGACGAACACCGTGTCTGCGCTCGAGCACGCGAACGGACTCGGGTTGTGGCTCGTGAGCTGGATCGTGCGGGCGTCGAACGGTCGCATCGACTTCGAGGAACGCGAGCCCCGCGGGAGTCGAATCACGGTCCGGCTTCCGCTGGCGCGGACGGCTGCTACGACCGGCGGCTAA
- a CDS encoding HalOD1 output domain-containing protein: MTPRSPDTSTTEWRNSRTDDDVEHDPETGAYRVRCEDTARRSPVEAVVELVATVVGRDELDVGPLYDVVDVDALEQLVGWEDSRPAVASGDSRPGVRSVSFGFEGCDVTIDGGWVIVAPNASSDR; encoded by the coding sequence GTGACTCCTCGATCGCCCGATACGAGTACGACCGAGTGGCGCAACAGCCGGACGGACGACGACGTCGAGCACGACCCGGAGACGGGGGCGTACCGCGTGCGATGCGAAGACACCGCTCGACGCTCGCCAGTTGAAGCCGTCGTCGAACTGGTCGCAACGGTGGTCGGCCGCGACGAGCTCGACGTCGGTCCGCTCTACGACGTCGTCGACGTCGACGCGCTCGAGCAGTTGGTCGGATGGGAGGATTCCCGACCGGCCGTCGCGTCGGGGGACTCCCGGCCGGGGGTCAGGTCCGTGTCGTTCGGGTTCGAGGGGTGCGACGTCACCATCGACGGCGGGTGGGTGATCGTCGCGCCGAACGCGTCGAGCGACCGCTAG
- a CDS encoding bacterio-opsin activator domain-containing protein, whose protein sequence is MTEVEFAFRDSPHPFVALSESEDCRFELGKMVPRTDDSYSEYFNVTRTDPERILDAAESVDSVDASLIREYDDGGLVEFVVSAGCPAVALAEHGALPRDVRGVEGIGHILAEIPPAYDSADVVERFLSEHPTADLTAKRETDAVTPIFTRSVLDELLDECLTDRQQEVLRTAFEMGYYEWPRQTTGKAVAERLGISSATFSEHIHAAERKLLGALIDD, encoded by the coding sequence GTGACGGAGGTCGAGTTCGCGTTCCGGGACTCGCCGCACCCCTTCGTCGCGCTCTCCGAGTCCGAGGACTGTCGCTTCGAACTCGGGAAGATGGTCCCGCGTACCGACGACAGCTACTCGGAGTACTTCAACGTCACGCGAACCGACCCGGAGCGCATCCTCGACGCCGCCGAGAGCGTGGACTCCGTGGATGCCTCGCTCATCCGCGAGTACGACGACGGCGGCCTCGTCGAGTTCGTCGTCTCCGCCGGCTGTCCGGCAGTGGCGCTCGCCGAACACGGCGCCCTCCCGCGGGACGTCCGCGGCGTCGAAGGCATAGGCCACATCCTCGCCGAGATCCCTCCAGCGTACGATTCCGCGGACGTCGTCGAGCGGTTCCTGAGCGAGCACCCGACCGCGGACCTCACCGCGAAGCGCGAGACCGACGCGGTGACGCCGATCTTCACGCGCTCCGTCCTCGACGAACTCCTCGACGAGTGCCTCACGGACCGCCAGCAAGAGGTCCTTCGGACCGCGTTCGAGATGGGGTACTACGAGTGGCCGCGCCAGACGACCGGGAAGGCGGTCGCCGAGCGCCTCGGCATCTCCTCGGCGACGTTCTCCGAGCACATCCACGCCGCAGAACGAAAACTCCTCGGCGCCCTCATCGACGACTAG
- a CDS encoding ABC transporter permease: MTANRPEATAAPTEHTERTGIDVRVVAVVAGTLLLALYTLPVLALVVSMPPGALLDRMGDPQVVAALGNSLLTASAATVVATLFGVPLAYWLSRTDGRVAAALTGVVVLPLVLPPVVAGILLVAVFGPSGLAPVESAFGVAFTRSHLGIVAAQTFVASPFVVVTSTAAFDRVDPDLEDAARSLGHDRTSTFRRVTLPLAWPGVLAGVTLTFARSMGEFGATMLVAYHPRTVPVQIWRAFVGDGVAAALPVAAVLLGVSLAVVAGLHALGTNPWR, translated from the coding sequence ATGACCGCGAACCGGCCAGAGGCGACCGCGGCGCCGACCGAACATACTGAGCGCACCGGCATCGACGTCCGCGTCGTCGCGGTCGTCGCCGGGACGCTGCTCCTCGCGCTCTACACGCTGCCGGTGCTCGCGCTCGTCGTCTCGATGCCGCCCGGCGCGCTCCTCGACCGCATGGGCGACCCGCAGGTCGTCGCCGCGCTCGGGAACTCGCTCCTGACCGCGAGCGCGGCGACCGTCGTCGCCACCCTCTTCGGCGTCCCGCTCGCGTACTGGCTCTCGCGGACCGACGGCCGCGTCGCCGCCGCCCTCACCGGCGTCGTCGTCCTCCCGCTCGTCCTCCCGCCGGTCGTCGCCGGCATCCTCCTCGTCGCCGTCTTCGGCCCGAGCGGCCTCGCGCCCGTCGAGTCCGCGTTCGGCGTCGCGTTCACGCGCTCGCACCTCGGCATCGTCGCCGCGCAGACGTTCGTCGCCTCGCCGTTCGTCGTCGTCACCAGCACCGCCGCGTTCGACCGCGTCGACCCCGACCTCGAGGACGCCGCCCGGAGCCTCGGCCACGACCGCACGTCGACGTTCCGCCGCGTCACCCTCCCGCTCGCGTGGCCCGGCGTCCTCGCCGGCGTCACGCTCACGTTCGCGCGCTCGATGGGCGAGTTCGGCGCGACGATGCTCGTCGCCTACCACCCCCGGACCGTCCCCGTCCAGATCTGGCGCGCGTTCGTCGGTGACGGCGTCGCCGCCGCGCTCCCCGTCGCCGCCGTCCTCCTCGGCGTCTCCCTCGCCGTCGTCGCCGGCCTCCACGCTCTCGGCACGAATCCCTGGCGGTGA
- a CDS encoding substrate-binding domain-containing protein: MGGLRLRGSRTRRSRRGFLAATAGTLASTAVAGCIGGGREPVEVLAAGSLQAAVDDGLRDALDDPIALEARGSAAAARLVADGQRDPDVLALADPSLFDRLLDSPWDATFATNALCVATADTPGGRAVSNAADREDADWYDPVLDGTAALGRTDPDLDPLGYRTLFALELAADADDHPGLSEGVLSPDQLYPETALLSQFETGALDAAVVYESMAADRGYEFVDLPPAVDLSDPDRADAYATATYRLPDGVVVAGDVVEYAAALRSPDDAAAERVFDALVDSATLSAHGFAVPESYPRYRSSASNVDSNGPSAVPGLAER; this comes from the coding sequence ATGGGCGGGTTACGCCTGCGTGGTTCGCGAACGCGGCGATCGCGTCGCGGGTTCCTCGCCGCGACCGCCGGCACCCTCGCGAGCACGGCCGTCGCCGGCTGCATCGGCGGTGGGCGCGAGCCCGTCGAGGTGCTCGCCGCCGGGAGCCTGCAGGCCGCGGTCGACGACGGCCTCCGCGACGCGCTCGACGACCCGATCGCGCTCGAGGCGCGCGGGTCCGCCGCCGCCGCCCGCCTCGTGGCGGACGGCCAGCGCGACCCCGACGTGCTCGCGCTCGCCGACCCCTCGCTCTTCGACCGCCTCCTCGACTCGCCGTGGGACGCGACGTTCGCGACGAACGCGCTCTGCGTCGCGACCGCCGACACGCCGGGCGGGCGCGCCGTCTCGAACGCGGCCGACCGCGAGGACGCCGACTGGTACGATCCCGTCCTCGACGGCACCGCCGCGCTCGGCCGCACCGACCCCGACCTCGACCCGCTGGGCTACCGGACGCTGTTCGCGCTCGAACTCGCAGCGGACGCCGACGACCACCCCGGCCTCAGTGAGGGCGTGCTCTCGCCCGACCAGCTCTATCCCGAGACCGCGCTCCTCTCGCAGTTCGAGACCGGCGCGCTCGACGCCGCCGTCGTCTACGAGAGCATGGCGGCAGACCGCGGGTACGAGTTCGTCGACCTCCCGCCCGCCGTCGACCTCTCCGACCCCGACCGCGCCGACGCCTACGCGACCGCGACGTACCGCCTCCCGGACGGCGTCGTCGTCGCCGGCGACGTCGTCGAGTACGCCGCCGCGCTCCGATCGCCCGACGACGCCGCAGCAGAACGCGTCTTCGACGCTCTCGTCGACAGCGCAACCCTCTCCGCGCACGGGTTCGCCGTCCCCGAGTCCTATCCACGGTATCGCTCGAGCGCGTCGAACGTCGACTCGAACGGGCCGAGCGCCGTGCCCGGCCTCGCGGAGCGATGA
- a CDS encoding LysR family transcriptional regulator, with protein MDAGFEAHLRAGDVTVDGDDAALLAAVDREGSLSAAADALDRSYSRAQKRVSALEEGLGALVERTRGGADGGGSRLTDAGRDLLARFARVRAAFADTAETDAAVLRGTVRDRDGELATVETAIGDVTALLFEDATDVQVAVRADAVTLHDATTAPDADASSARNRFAGTVAAVDRRESVALVEVTVGEEDGADGEEDGADAGATLPVLVTVDSLERLALEPGRGVVATFKATATRATPV; from the coding sequence ATGGACGCTGGCTTCGAAGCGCACCTGCGAGCGGGCGACGTGACCGTCGACGGCGACGACGCGGCGTTGCTCGCGGCCGTCGACCGCGAGGGATCGCTCTCGGCGGCCGCGGACGCGCTCGACCGGTCGTACTCGCGCGCCCAGAAGCGCGTGAGCGCGCTCGAGGAGGGACTCGGGGCGCTGGTCGAGCGGACGCGCGGCGGCGCAGACGGCGGCGGCAGTCGCCTGACGGACGCGGGCCGGGACCTGCTCGCGCGGTTCGCTCGCGTCCGCGCCGCGTTCGCGGACACCGCGGAGACGGACGCAGCGGTGCTCCGCGGGACCGTCCGCGACCGCGACGGCGAACTCGCGACCGTCGAGACCGCTATCGGCGACGTCACCGCGCTCCTGTTCGAGGACGCGACCGACGTCCAGGTCGCGGTGCGCGCGGACGCCGTGACGCTCCACGACGCGACGACCGCACCGGACGCGGACGCCTCGAGCGCACGGAACCGGTTCGCGGGGACCGTCGCGGCCGTGGACCGTCGCGAATCCGTCGCGCTCGTCGAGGTAACCGTCGGGGAGGAGGACGGGGCCGACGGGGAGGAGGACGGGGCCGACGCCGGCGCGACGCTCCCCGTGCTCGTGACAGTCGACTCGCTCGAACGACTCGCGCTCGAGCCCGGCCGGGGAGTGGTTGCGACGTTCAAGGCGACGGCGACGCGAGCGACGCCCGTGTGA
- the moaA gene encoding GTP 3',8-cyclase MoaA: MLEDEFGREVSGVRVSLTDRCNFDCVYCHNEGLGDTRGPQDPQDDEMTADDVVRFLEVVDEFGVGKVKFTGGEPMLRQDLEEIVRRTPDSMEVSLTTNGTFLPGRAEGLVDAGLERVNVSQDAVDPDAFAEITNSGAYERVVDGVDAALDAGLAPVKLNMVVFEATAGYIPELVDRVAERDGLQLQLIEYMPEIAGNPEWAIDIERVHDWLAEQADRVEHRDMHDRKRYFVDGGMVEIVDPVGNAEFCANCHRVRVTHDGKLKGCLNRGDDHRSMGDMTKPEIRETFRETVANRVPYYGEYLVQDDDGEWVVNDAYLPAPAQD, encoded by the coding sequence ATGCTCGAGGACGAGTTCGGGCGCGAGGTGTCCGGGGTTCGCGTGTCCCTCACCGACCGGTGCAACTTCGACTGCGTCTACTGCCACAACGAGGGGCTGGGCGACACGCGCGGGCCGCAGGACCCCCAGGACGACGAGATGACCGCGGACGACGTGGTGCGGTTCCTCGAGGTCGTCGATGAGTTCGGCGTGGGGAAGGTGAAGTTCACGGGCGGCGAGCCGATGCTCCGCCAGGACCTGGAGGAGATCGTTCGCCGGACGCCCGACTCGATGGAGGTGTCGCTGACGACGAACGGGACGTTCCTCCCCGGTCGCGCCGAGGGCCTCGTGGACGCCGGCCTGGAGCGCGTGAACGTCAGCCAGGACGCCGTCGACCCGGACGCGTTCGCTGAGATCACGAACTCGGGCGCGTACGAGCGGGTCGTCGACGGCGTGGACGCGGCACTCGACGCAGGGCTCGCGCCGGTGAAGCTGAACATGGTGGTATTCGAGGCGACCGCGGGATACATTCCGGAGCTCGTCGACCGCGTCGCGGAACGCGACGGACTCCAGCTCCAGCTCATCGAGTACATGCCCGAGATCGCCGGTAACCCGGAGTGGGCGATCGACATCGAGCGCGTCCACGACTGGCTCGCGGAGCAAGCCGACCGCGTCGAGCACCGCGACATGCACGACCGCAAGCGGTACTTCGTCGACGGCGGCATGGTCGAGATCGTCGACCCCGTCGGGAACGCGGAGTTCTGCGCGAACTGTCACCGCGTCCGCGTCACGCACGACGGGAAGCTGAAGGGCTGCCTGAACCGCGGCGACGACCACCGCTCGATGGGCGACATGACCAAGCCCGAGATACGGGAGACGTTCCGCGAGACCGTCGCGAACCGCGTCCCCTACTACGGCGAGTACCTCGTCCAGGACGACGACGGCGAGTGGGTCGTCAACGACGCGTACCTGCCCGCGCCAGCGCAGGACTGA
- a CDS encoding arylamine N-acetyltransferase gives MTATEPTGEFDADAYLRRIGVDPEGVVEPDWEALSRLQAAHVQAVPFENLSIVGHPHRDDADTVQDDGVVLDTTHLFEKVVERERGGYCFELNGLFHSLLADLGYDVDRVAARVLGSGGDDTPPANHHSNVVHLHRSFVVDVGTGTPQIRQPVPLDGTEVTDDAGVTWRVAESDREDATHETQYREPHERDWTTRYVFDVEPRDLSYFAATNDYLQSSPDSTFARSAFVTIASPDGYRKLSANEHRLVTFHESDGSDAPHARRGSRDRDVVVEKRTRERPVDPDDWDAVLAATYGIEL, from the coding sequence ATGACCGCAACCGAACCCACCGGGGAGTTCGACGCCGACGCGTACCTCCGGCGGATCGGCGTCGACCCCGAGGGCGTCGTCGAACCGGACTGGGAGGCGCTCTCGCGCCTCCAGGCCGCGCACGTCCAGGCCGTCCCGTTCGAAAACCTCAGCATCGTCGGGCACCCCCACCGCGACGATGCCGACACGGTGCAGGACGACGGCGTCGTCCTCGACACCACCCACCTCTTCGAGAAGGTAGTCGAGCGAGAGCGCGGCGGGTACTGCTTCGAACTCAACGGGCTCTTCCACTCGCTGCTCGCCGACCTCGGGTACGACGTCGACCGCGTCGCCGCGCGCGTCCTGGGCAGCGGCGGCGACGACACGCCGCCCGCGAACCACCACTCGAACGTCGTCCACCTCCACCGGTCGTTCGTCGTCGACGTCGGCACCGGCACGCCACAGATCCGGCAGCCCGTCCCACTCGACGGCACCGAGGTCACGGACGACGCCGGCGTCACGTGGCGCGTCGCCGAGAGCGACCGCGAGGACGCCACGCACGAGACCCAGTACCGCGAGCCACACGAGCGCGACTGGACGACGCGGTACGTGTTCGACGTCGAACCCCGGGACCTCTCGTACTTCGCCGCGACGAACGACTACCTCCAGTCCTCTCCGGACTCGACGTTCGCGAGGAGCGCCTTCGTCACCATCGCCTCCCCCGACGGCTACCGGAAGCTCTCCGCGAACGAGCACCGGCTCGTCACGTTCCACGAGAGCGACGGCAGCGATGCCCCGCACGCCCGGCGTGGCTCCCGGGACCGGGACGTCGTCGTCGAGAAACGGACGCGCGAACGCCCCGTCGACCCCGACGACTGGGACGCCGTCCTCGCCGCCACGTACGGAATCGAACTCTAA
- a CDS encoding molybdopterin synthase, producing MHVVSVVGASDAGKTTVVEALVDRLAERGSVGTIKHLTHDPDVDTDGKDTARHRAAGADETYGLVDDAHDALDVDGSDAGGGDATVASGGEWFATGRDLSLPDALDRLAPRHDYAVVEGYSGSSLPKVALGERDVADPLLERASGPDALDFDAVVDAIDDLEPHRTLESLVADVKASPRAERSGAIATFTGRVRAKEDPDDAPTEYLEFEKYDGVAEDRLRALREDLESRDGVLDVRLHHRTGVLEAGDDIVFVVVLAGHRREAFRAVEDGIDRLKEEVPLFKKEVTVDDEFWRHDHPDA from the coding sequence ATGCACGTCGTGAGCGTCGTCGGGGCGTCGGACGCCGGGAAGACGACGGTCGTGGAGGCGCTGGTCGACCGACTGGCCGAGCGCGGGTCCGTCGGGACGATAAAGCACCTGACTCACGACCCGGACGTCGATACCGACGGGAAGGACACCGCCCGGCACCGCGCGGCCGGGGCCGACGAGACGTACGGGCTCGTCGACGACGCCCACGACGCCCTGGACGTCGACGGGAGCGACGCCGGCGGTGGCGACGCAACCGTCGCGAGCGGCGGCGAGTGGTTCGCGACCGGCCGCGACCTGTCGCTCCCCGACGCACTCGACCGGCTCGCTCCCCGCCACGACTACGCCGTCGTCGAGGGGTACTCGGGGAGTTCCCTCCCGAAGGTCGCGCTCGGGGAGCGCGATGTCGCCGACCCCCTCCTCGAACGCGCGTCCGGACCGGACGCGCTCGACTTCGACGCCGTCGTCGACGCCATCGACGACCTCGAACCGCACCGGACGCTCGAGTCGCTCGTCGCGGACGTGAAGGCGTCGCCGCGCGCCGAACGGTCGGGCGCCATCGCGACGTTCACCGGCCGCGTCCGCGCGAAGGAGGACCCCGACGACGCGCCGACCGAGTACCTCGAGTTCGAGAAGTACGACGGCGTCGCCGAGGACCGCTTGCGCGCGCTCCGCGAAGACCTCGAGTCGCGCGACGGCGTGCTCGACGTCCGCCTCCACCACCGGACCGGCGTGCTCGAAGCCGGCGACGACATCGTGTTCGTCGTCGTGCTCGCCGGCCACCGCCGCGAGGCGTTCCGCGCCGTCGAGGACGGCATCGACCGCCTCAAGGAGGAGGTCCCGCTGTTCAAGAAGGAGGTCACGGTCGACGACGAGTTCTGGCGACACGACCACCCAGACGCGTAG
- a CDS encoding hemolysin family protein codes for MVDVALTVGQLLLALFLVVLNGFFVASEFAFVRIRATSVEQLAEEGRAGAEILQDVMANLDDYLAVTQLGITIASLGLGWVGEPAVASLIEPALEPFISGDLIHLVAFAIGFGTITFLHVVFGELAPKTLAIAEAQRLSLFVAPPMKLFYFVFYPGLVVFNGTANAFTSLLGVPPASETEETLEEREIRRVLARSGEEGHVDTAEVEMIERVFDLDDAVVREVMVPRPDVVSVPANASIAELREIVFETEHTRYPVVAADDTDQVVGFVDVKDVLRATAGDDSSATTVGDLAREIIVVPESTQVNDLLLQFRDDEQQLAAVIDEWGVFEGLATVEDVVEAVVGDLRDEFDVDGDEPAIRQAGAGEYDVDAGVPLSTVNETLDAEFESDEFETIGGLVLDRLSRGAETGDEVEAAGHRIEVTAVDGTRISTLHVERLDDEDGEDGARDDADGPRDDADGDA; via the coding sequence ATGGTAGACGTCGCGTTGACCGTCGGACAACTGCTCCTCGCGCTGTTCCTCGTCGTCCTCAACGGGTTCTTCGTCGCGTCCGAATTCGCGTTCGTCCGGATCCGCGCGACGTCGGTCGAACAGCTCGCAGAGGAGGGTCGAGCGGGCGCGGAGATCCTGCAGGACGTGATGGCGAACCTCGACGACTACCTCGCCGTCACGCAACTGGGCATCACGATCGCGTCGCTCGGCCTCGGGTGGGTGGGCGAGCCCGCGGTGGCGTCGCTCATCGAGCCGGCGCTGGAGCCGTTCATCTCGGGCGACCTCATCCACCTCGTCGCGTTCGCGATCGGGTTCGGTACCATCACGTTCCTGCACGTCGTGTTCGGCGAACTCGCGCCGAAGACGCTCGCGATCGCGGAGGCCCAGCGACTCTCGCTGTTCGTCGCCCCGCCGATGAAACTGTTCTACTTCGTGTTCTACCCGGGGCTCGTCGTGTTCAACGGGACCGCGAACGCGTTCACGTCGCTTCTCGGCGTGCCGCCGGCCTCGGAGACCGAGGAGACGCTCGAGGAACGCGAGATCCGGCGCGTACTCGCGCGCTCCGGCGAGGAGGGGCACGTCGACACCGCGGAGGTGGAGATGATCGAGCGCGTGTTCGACCTCGACGACGCGGTCGTGCGCGAAGTGATGGTGCCGCGGCCGGACGTCGTGAGCGTTCCCGCGAACGCGTCCATCGCGGAGCTCCGCGAGATCGTATTCGAGACGGAGCACACGCGGTATCCGGTGGTCGCGGCCGACGACACGGATCAGGTCGTCGGGTTCGTGGACGTGAAGGACGTGCTGCGCGCGACCGCGGGCGACGACTCGAGCGCGACGACCGTGGGCGACCTCGCGCGCGAGATCATCGTGGTTCCGGAGTCGACCCAGGTGAACGACCTCCTCCTGCAGTTCCGCGACGACGAGCAGCAACTCGCCGCCGTCATCGACGAGTGGGGCGTGTTCGAGGGGCTGGCGACGGTCGAGGACGTCGTGGAGGCGGTCGTCGGCGACCTCCGCGACGAGTTCGACGTCGACGGCGACGAGCCCGCGATCCGGCAGGCCGGCGCGGGCGAGTACGACGTCGACGCCGGCGTCCCGCTGTCGACGGTGAACGAGACGCTGGACGCCGAGTTCGAGAGCGACGAGTTCGAGACGATCGGTGGGCTCGTACTGGACCGCCTCTCGCGTGGCGCGGAGACCGGCGACGAGGTCGAGGCCGCGGGCCACCGCATCGAGGTGACGGCCGTGGACGGGACGCGGATCTCGACGCTCCACGTGGAGCGGCTCGACGACGAAGACGGCGAAGACGGAGCGCGCGACGACGCAGACGGACCCCGCGACGACGCAGACGGCGACGCGTAG